Proteins encoded by one window of Peptostreptococcaceae bacterium:
- a CDS encoding amino acid ABC transporter substrate-binding protein, translating to MKKILVLLMVLAMVMAAFSGCTPKEEPEVVEAPDSLQAIMDKGEFVLGLDDSFPPMGFRDDNGEIVGFDIDLAKEVASRMGIEVVLKPVDWDGIALSLKNGDIDVIWNGLTITDERKETMGFTKPYLNNRQIIIVRLDSDIAAKADLEDKVVGVQLGSSSDIALNDEAAVAEKLKDIRKYSNNVEALLDLANEGTDAVVVDEIVGRYYIAKKPDMYKVLDDYFTDEEYGVAYRKEDTAFGEELDRILDEMKADGAADAISEEWFGEAIVVK from the coding sequence TTGAAAAAAATTCTAGTATTGTTGATGGTATTGGCCATGGTCATGGCTGCCTTTAGTGGATGTACACCAAAGGAAGAGCCTGAGGTCGTTGAAGCGCCGGATTCTTTGCAGGCAATAATGGATAAAGGTGAATTTGTTCTTGGTTTGGATGACAGTTTCCCACCAATGGGATTCAGGGACGACAATGGAGAAATTGTTGGCTTTGACATCGATTTGGCTAAAGAGGTTGCAAGCAGAATGGGCATTGAAGTTGTTTTAAAACCGGTAGACTGGGATGGAATCGCTCTTAGCCTTAAAAATGGCGATATTGATGTAATATGGAACGGACTCACGATTACCGACGAGCGCAAAGAAACAATGGGCTTCACAAAGCCTTATCTTAATAATAGACAGATCATCATAGTTAGACTTGACTCCGACATAGCGGCAAAAGCGGACCTTGAAGACAAGGTTGTCGGTGTTCAATTGGGAAGCAGCTCCGATATTGCATTAAACGATGAGGCTGCAGTTGCCGAAAAACTCAAAGACATAAGAAAATATTCAAATAATGTTGAAGCGCTTCTTGACCTTGCCAATGAGGGAACTGACGCTGTAGTTGTAGATGAGATTGTTGGAAGATACTATATCGCCAAGAAACCTGACATGTATAAAGTTTTGGATGACTACTTCACAGACGAGGAGTACGGAGTTGCATATCGCAAGGAAGACACTGCCTTCGGCGAAGAGCTCGATAGAATCTTGGATGAAATGAAAGCCGATGGAGCAGCCGATGCCATTTCAGAGGAATGGTTTGGGGAAGCGATAGTAGTCAAATAG
- a CDS encoding cupin domain-containing protein codes for MIVANMDSVKEIKVTNPEAKDAFMKVLIGADEGWSDYVMREFELGVDGFSPKHVHDWPHINYIIAGNGELQVGDKVYAIESGGYAYVPSGELHQFRNIGKDRLKFICIVPKEGHK; via the coding sequence ATGATTGTTGCAAATATGGATTCGGTAAAAGAGATTAAGGTTACAAATCCTGAGGCTAAAGATGCCTTCATGAAGGTCTTGATAGGCGCTGATGAAGGTTGGTCGGATTATGTTATGAGGGAATTTGAATTGGGTGTGGACGGCTTTTCGCCAAAGCATGTGCATGACTGGCCCCATATAAACTATATAATTGCAGGGAATGGAGAGCTCCAAGTAGGCGACAAGGTTTATGCCATAGAGTCCGGCGGATACGCGTATGTTCCTTCAGGAGAACTTCATCAATTCAGAAACATAGGAAAAGACAGATTGAAATTCATTTGTATAGTACCTAAAGAAGGCCATAAATAG
- a CDS encoding LysR family transcriptional regulator, whose amino-acid sequence MDIKQLEAFVAIAKLKSFSKAAESLYITQPTISTHIKNLEYELNATLIDRSSKKIYLTQAGDILYKYAVDILNSRDYAIYSLNDYNGRIEGLLEISASSVPEEYLLPDMLMSFNEIFPDVNYKIFKYDSGIVIDKILQGEINFGIVGSKIDSKKLEYLKIMSDEIILAAPPLDMYSSVEITPDELKNFKFILREKGSGSRKALEEALSKQGIFISDLTIRAFIENNRTIVQCLKKNMGLTFISRHAVLKDLNEGSLIIIPVKDMHIFRDFYFVYNRTIALSPLAEAFKTFVINRCCHSSHD is encoded by the coding sequence ATGGATATCAAACAATTGGAGGCTTTTGTAGCAATCGCAAAGCTCAAGAGTTTTTCCAAAGCCGCTGAATCCCTTTACATTACCCAACCCACAATTAGCACTCATATCAAAAATCTTGAATATGAATTGAATGCTACCCTTATTGATAGGTCATCTAAGAAAATTTATCTTACGCAGGCGGGAGATATCCTTTACAAATACGCCGTGGATATCTTGAATAGTCGCGATTATGCAATATATTCACTGAATGACTATAACGGTAGAATAGAAGGTCTTCTGGAGATTTCGGCCAGTTCGGTGCCGGAGGAGTATTTGCTGCCGGATATGCTTATGTCGTTCAATGAGATTTTCCCCGATGTAAACTACAAGATTTTCAAGTACGATTCGGGCATTGTTATTGACAAAATTCTTCAGGGAGAAATCAATTTTGGCATAGTGGGTTCGAAAATAGATTCCAAAAAACTGGAATATCTGAAGATTATGAGCGATGAAATCATATTGGCAGCTCCACCATTAGATATGTATTCATCGGTAGAGATTACTCCTGATGAATTGAAAAACTTTAAATTCATCTTGCGTGAAAAAGGCTCCGGCTCAAGAAAAGCTCTTGAGGAAGCACTTTCAAAGCAAGGCATTTTCATTTCAGATCTAACCATACGAGCCTTCATCGAAAACAACAGAACGATTGTGCAATGCCTCAAGAAAAATATGGGGCTGACTTTCATTTCGAGGCACGCCGTCCTTAAGGACCTGAACGAAGGCTCTCTTATAATAATTCCGGTAAAGGACATGCATATCTTCAGAGATTTCTATTTTGTCTACAACCGGACAATAGCGCTTTCACCCTTGGCAGAAGCTTTTAAGACCTTCGTCATCAACAGGTGCTGCCATTCATCTCACGACTAA
- a CDS encoding TVP38/TMEM64 family protein has product MDSLVGLIKEVMTYINEENLVAAIGYLREFGFILGIGLVSIEAFLPFLPLVIFVTVNVFVFGFFFGYIYSWVGTSIGTILVFMLLRNFGSHGLFNKIYANDKMAHRLERLKERGFTPFFLLYCFPFTPSFLVSFIAALSDLSTERFVAATLAGKLVMILFLSIIGYNFKAMYDNPVRSILVITLMVFVGYVSKVFLEGYEKKHFKS; this is encoded by the coding sequence ATGGATTCGTTGGTCGGTTTAATAAAGGAAGTAATGACATACATTAACGAAGAAAACCTCGTGGCGGCTATAGGGTACTTGAGGGAATTCGGATTCATTTTGGGTATTGGACTTGTTTCAATAGAGGCCTTTTTACCTTTCCTTCCGTTGGTTATTTTTGTGACAGTAAATGTATTTGTTTTTGGATTTTTCTTCGGGTATATCTATTCTTGGGTTGGAACATCGATAGGAACAATACTGGTTTTCATGCTGCTTAGAAACTTTGGAAGCCATGGCCTGTTCAATAAAATCTACGCAAATGATAAAATGGCCCATAGGTTAGAGAGATTAAAGGAAAGAGGCTTCACTCCTTTTTTCTTGTTGTATTGCTTTCCGTTTACTCCAAGTTTCCTTGTTTCATTCATAGCCGCATTGTCAGATCTTTCGACCGAGCGATTTGTGGCTGCAACACTTGCCGGGAAGCTGGTGATGATTCTTTTCCTAAGCATCATAGGGTATAATTTCAAGGCGATGTATGACAATCCTGTTCGTTCTATCCTTGTAATTACGCTTATGGTTTTTGTGGGATATGTTTCAAAGGTTTTTCTTGAAGGGTATGAAAAGAAGCATTTTAAATCGTGA